ttaaaagaattcacctgcaatgcgggagaaccaggttcagtccctgggttgggaagatcccctggagaagggaaagactacccactccagtattccggcctagagaattccatggactgtatagtctatggcgtcgcaaagagtcggacacgactgagcaacttccactccACTTTCACCCTtgtcaataggctctttagttcctcttcattttctgccatggtatcatctgcatatctgaggttgctgatatttctcctggcaatcttgattccaacttggaactcatccagcctggcatttcgcatgatgtactctgcatagaagttattaataataagcaggttgacaatatacagacttgacgtactcctttcccaatttggaaccagtctgttactccatttctggttcttttgcttcttgacctgcatttaggtttctcaggagacaggtaaggtggtctggtagtcccatctctttgagCTTTTGGTTTagtcagaagaaaattaaaatagaatgatAATATTTACCAGGGCCTCCTATTGATAAGGCAAAACCACAGTACAACTCAGAAATCTGGATGTCTTATTGCCAGATTTATAGCACCTAAGGACACAGTCCCCATGAGTTTTTAATACTCAAAgacaaaattcaattttaaacaTTTGCCCTGTTCTATGCAATGATCTTATCAGAAAGTCCTCTAAGAAGGTCCATAGACTTATAGTTTCGTGAAAGGGAGTTTAAATGGCCAAATGCATGTTTCACAAATGGAAATATAGTCCCTGATTTTATATAACTGAATCTCACATTTACTAATTTTGGAACCACTTGATACCAAACAGTTCTTAAGAGGCAAAGGAAAAGAGTTGATTTCTCAGTGGAAATTTTGGGCCTAAAGAACAAGGACAGTTCTGAGTCATTGGACTACATGGGTTTTAAACTAAAagtttctcctcatttttgactaTGTTAGGGAGAATATCCTGAGATTAAACTACTATCCAAATGtctttttcaaaaaggaaaaaggaagcacTCCAACAGGATGTGCACTAAAACAGGAATCTCCTGTATAAGTAAGTGCTAAAGTTGACTGCTCTAAACTCCCAACTTGACACCATTTCACACATGAAGACTCCTTGAGATCCCGGCAGGTGTGGACTGCTGCCAACTCAAGCAGGAAAAATATTAAGGGTGTGTGAAGAATGAGGAAGAGTTGCTGTTTTATGCACAATTCCTTTAAAGAGTAAGGACTATTTCCTAAATTTATCAGGAGgtttttaatcattcttttttgAAAGAGAACATAAAGGATGTGAAGGCACAAAAAGGGAAGCTGAAATCCAATTGCAATGACTACTCATGCAATTGGCCCCTTTCTACATGGCTTTATAGAAACCTCCTGAGTACCAAAGAGTTTTTGTACGTGTTTACAAAAGAAAGCTCCTACATTGTTTCATGGCACACTGCTGCTTCCTTAGACCTTTCAGAAAATAATCCCCAAGTATTCTTTACAAACCCTAAAGGGCTTTCTATGTTAAAATACAGCGACAGAGATTAAGTGTAGAATAAGTGCAGAACTGTGGTGATGAGTTGTACTAGTTTCATATGAGTGACTTTCTACTCAAAAGAATGAGACAAAGGGCATCACCCCATGGGCACAGTCAGTTTCACAGTGTGGACATACACATATGGATGATCTGAGGCACAAGCTGTGATTGGTCCTAAGAAGATGAAAGGCAGAATCAGGTTCAAAACTCACATCTCACGATTTCTGGTCCTTCTTTAGTAAAGATGTTGAGCGACTTCCTAATTGTATTCCACACAATTTGGATCTTTCTCCAAAGTTGCTCCTGGTACAGCATgataaggaaaaccagatatctgaCTTGGTAACAGTATCCAAGGTATAGGTGTCACATTCACAGCAAGCTTCTCACCATAGGATATCTGAGGTCTGATGCCATAGAGAGGACTATGGCCTGATCATGACTACTAGAGTTCAGTTTTCAAAAGGTTGGGAACAATCTGATTGTAGCCTTTCCTTCTTGTTACGTTATAGGACAGAAATTTAGAGTATTCGGTCAACAGGTTCTCCCAGTAACAGGTGATGTCATCCATCTTCAAGTGGTTCAGAATAAACTGGCTTCCCCTAGAGACAAGATTAACAAGAACAGTTAAAGCATAACATTTAATAAAACTAGTAGCTTACATTTGAGTACTTacctgtgccaagcactgttcagAACACTTCATGTAAATTAACTCTCTGATCTTCAGAACCAACTCTATAGCCATCgtatctactgctgctgctgcgtcgcttcagtcaggtccgactctgtgcgaccctatggacagcagcccgccaggctcctctgtccacgggattccctaggcaagaatactggagtgggttgccatttccttctccataatatCTACTATACACGTGCATttggaaatagacatttttttttcccccttaaaaacaaatatataaagagccaaTCCTCAGAAAGGGTACTTGAACCACTTCAAAGATTTCAGTCTAACTCTACAAAGGATGGGCTTGGGATACAGGTGAATGTGTGGTTTTCCCCAGGACAGCTTTGATTCTAATTATCTCTGTATAATGAGGCTGACATTCAGATAGCACCATGGTAACAACATTCTTATGATTATAGCTTGGGAAAAGTAGGAATGAttaaagtggaaaaagaaaaatgagcagaaCTTACCTTTCAGCAATTTCTTGAGCTACATCATCATTTGCTTTTACAAACTGCAACAACTCCCTAAAATGCAAAGAATTATTAGGTTTTGAAATACAGACCATGCTCATTAGTACTAAGCAGAGAGATCACAGACTGAGGTCTGTAGTTAATCTTTAGATATATGGatgttgggtttttttaaaagtaaagctaTCAGGTCCTCACAGGAtcaaaatagcaacaaaaaaaaagtattctgcACATAGGTTAAACAGTCTGTTGTAGTTTTGGAACATATTTGGGAAAACAGAGAAATGTTCAATGATACACACCAAAAATcaatagtaaagaaaaaatttCCCTCCTGTCTCTTGCTCTGGTCCCCAGAAGAGGGCACTGGGCTTACATTTCTGGCCCTCCTCCGCATGCCGTCCTAACTCCTCCCATCATGAGAGGAAATCTGCCTTCGTTTCACTGAGGTCAGTTCTCACACTGTATCTGAAAATCCTTTTGACAATATAACACAACTGAATACCCGTATCTATTTAGTCTTTGAGAGATTAGTGCTTTTTCACTGCATACTATCTGAATGTTACATTTTGAATCAGCATTAGagcacttaaaaaattaaatcccaCTCAAGTCTAGTTGGATAATAATGCAATAATATCTTTGaaaaccaaaattttttttttttaaaagctttcagtGGAAAAAGTCATTAGGAATAAATATCTTGAATGGCTGGGGATTTaggggcaggctgtgggagtCATCAGAGACTATGCTTGAGGGATGGCTGCTTACTGGACGTTGGAGAGGTCTGTTTTTACTGGGACGTAGTGAACCCATGGCTTCAACTGTGGGTAGAAGAATTCCAGCCACTCATCACCAACATGGAAAACAAGTGAACCACACAGAAAGAGGTGTTTGAACCGGAAACTTGCAGCGACACCCCGAAAATTAAACAAATACCTGGAAAAGAGAGAGCAAAATATACTTGATAATATATTCCTGCTACCAcacatgacatttttttcttatcccctcttcttctctccttttattactctctcttctttctctttccatttttaattttcaaggacCCATCAGCATGTCCCTGTGGAGTCTCCATAAACTCCTTGCTGTTCCAGGGGTTAGAGCCTGTTCCTGGGAATATCAGGGTGAGGGGAAAACAGAAATACTTTCTCCAGGCAGAGACAGATAGAGCCAGCAGCTGGGTGCTGGGCAGAGTGTATACAAAGCTCAGCGGAAACAATATCTCACCCTATTTACAAGTTTTTCTAGGCCTGAAGTCTCGACCTCATCATGGGCACCCCGCAAAGCCTGGCTTTCCCCACAGGGTTCCATATATGGTCAAAGGTGTGCCCTGCTCCCTGTTTCCTCTTCAGAAGTCTGGAGAAGACAACCAGGCATGCCTAATCCATCTGGAAAACAAAGCTAATAACTAAGGACATCTTCTTTTCAGCATTTCTGGTGTCTGTCTCCACCCAGAGCTGCGTCTACTCTGTAGGTCCCACTGTGCAATGTAATCATCATTCATTTCCCTGAGTATTCCCACTGCCCACCTCCTGACCTTGTTTTACCTTCATCTCATTCTTAGTCTTGGCATTTGAATATAATACATTAGTTACGTATGCCTCATTCATGTTGAACcttaaactatttttattaacTTAGTAAATGACTGATCTAACTTCAGCTCTTGGCTGTGTGGGGTGCGGAGAGGGGACCCCATCCCTTTGATTATGGGCATACAGGCTCCCTGGAAGCAGGGACCATGTTTCATTGTCTCTGCAGTTCCCAAAGAACCCAGTCCAGAGCTTGGTGCACAGCAGGCTCTCCGTAAACAATAACTAAATGAATTAATGCGACTTTCACAAACCCCAGCTGGACCCTAGTATTAAAGTTCTCACCCAAAGAAAAGCTATTCCAAAAGCAATAGGGAAAACCGGAAGAGTCAGGGGTCCTGGAAATCTTACTTGTATTTGCAGTGATCCACAAGATGGACATCCTTAGCAGCTGGCTTTCCCAAGGTATCCTTTCAGGGAAAAGGAAGTTGTTAGTATTAGCAGCAGGAGCATTTATTGAAGATCACTGTGCAACAAGGGTCACTGAACATTTCATCAACATGACCTCACTGAAGTCTCAGAATGCACAGACTCAGGAGGCAAGGCTGtctcactttatagatgaagCAGCCGAGGCTTTGAGAAGTTGGGaggcttgctcaaggtcacacgtAGAAGAGATTGGGCTTTAACTTGGTCTGTGTGATTTTAGAGTTTAAGCTCCCCTCTGCACTCAGGAGGTCATGGCCTGCAGCACAACTCACTCTGTGTAAATCATACGGCAAAGGAGGTTACAAACGGTGGCTGGTAGGCTTAGAGGTGTAGCCCACACATAAATTTTGTTGTACTCacaaagtatttgaaaaataaatattcaaaccaCTGCCCAGCATTTGTAAGTGGCAGGATACTTCTTACAAAAATCCAGATTTCCACTTttcttggggaaaagaaaaaaaaaggaggatttggCAAAGAGAGCTCCTATTCCCCTTGGCAGAAATGACTGGACCTTCAGTGCTCTCTCCTGCTCACTACTGCAGCCCCTGGGGGCATCAGAGTCCGAGACCCCCATCCCCTATCCATATTCCAGCCACCTCAGCAGATGGTGAGGGGAACAAGTCTTGCTTGCTTCTGCAGGCTCCCATAGTAGATGCTGTCATGAATGGATACATTTTcttcatacttttattttttaacaaagttTCTTACACTGCATTTGCTTCTGTTTGAATTAAATGATCATGTGATAAACACATGCATCTTTACTTAGTATTTCTTAGTTTTCACTTAGTTTTTCTGACAAGACGTTTAAACATTTTCTCCTATCATCCTCATGTGGTATATGTAAATTTCAGATGAGGACATTTACAACTTAAGGGTCTTTGAATAAGGCAAGAAAGACAGAGTTAAGAGGATAGAGATGGGACTCCCAACCAAAGAAGCCTGTCATTGCTTGTTTCACCTTAGAATCACTTGGGgaattttaaacaaatgaagatgcCTATACCCCATTTTCAGAGACTTTgatttattctattaatttttaagcTCTCTGGCTGGATTGTATAGTCAGGGTTGAGAACCAATGGTTTAAACTAGATTTTGGCAAACTTACCGCCCATAGGCCAGATCTGGGTCATTGCTTGTTTTTGTACACAACTCACAAACTAAAGTTATTTTTATCTTGCAAATGATTGGAAAAAATCCAAAGGACAATATTTTTATGACGTGGGGAAATttcatgaaatttaaatttcaatgccctaaataaagttttactggaacacagccatgctcatttgtttacatattatcTGCGAATGCTTTCACACTGCCGTGGCAGTGCTGAGTAACTACAACCCAGACTATAAGATctgaaaagcctaaaatatttaccatctagcCATTTACAGAAAGTGTTTGTGACCTCTGGTTTAAATcttcaaaataatataaaatatgagtCATAATAAGGGCCCGGAAACACAATGtgagtttgaaaaagaataatttacACGTATACTAATTTTAGTCCATGGAACGTTCTCAACATTCATCCCACCACTGAGAGGAAACCTAATGTGAGGTTCTACCCAGGTGCAATGTTCTTGGAGTGAGAATGTTCACTGCTGTAGCTCTAGTCAGATAATTAGTGATTACTTTCATAGATTTCCAGGCCTGGTTTTTGGTGTACTCTGCATCAACAAGTTTTGGGTTTTTCCGAGATAGAAGAATGAGAGGATCTCGTTCTGGACTTGTCCTATAAAAGAAACACAAGACATAGAACTATGTGTCCTACACTGTAAGATCACTCCCAATCACTGAAAGGTAAGCAGTAATCAGACCCAATGCGATGACCATACGCACAGATGAACAACTCATGGGTTATTTACTAGAAGAGGAGGGGGATACTAGATCCTACAGCATCTAGGTGGTGCTGGCTGTTTGCCACTGTACCCTTCAGGGAAGGGGAGTATTTGGCCTTCTTTGTTTGCATCTAGTCTTTAGGATTATGTTATTCTGGATACTACAGCCACCTCCCAGGGAATTATTTCCCTTTTAGAAGCTTCATGTAACCTCTAATCACTGGTACTCATAGCTCACCACTCACCAAAACAGCTACATGACCTTTGTTGGGTGTGCTCTGTAAAACCCAGcataacatttaaattaaaaagacaacTTAAGGGCTCAAACACCTGAAAACTTATTGTAGAAAAAGTCCTAGTTATGGTTCTAGTAGCAGATGATATTGACATTTGAGGGGTCACGGACTCCCTGAGAATCTGATAACTGTGGACACCCTCTCTACATATCCCCGTATAACTTCAAGGAGTTCCTAAAAGTCTTGAAGTCCACACGTGGATCCCAAGTTAAGAATCTGTAATCTGAAGATCTGAGAACCTGAGATGTTGACAAGGAACCATTAGCAGTGATTGTTGGGCTCATTTGCACCCTGAAGTCCACCACCAAGTGAAGAGAGAGTGTGACCTCTGACAAGGACACACTAAGAAATCTGCAAAACTCTCCCTTCACAGTCTCCTTGGTATTCATCTGTCCAACAGATACTCACTGTGCATCTACAAGGTGGGTACTGTTCTCAACACCGGGGATATGGAGCTGAACAACATGGACTCAGTCTTCCCCTGACCTTTTCACTTTCGCTCTACCTTCCTTCCATGCGTCTCTCTCAACTTTCACCAGTTTCAGTCTGCGCTTCCACCGCTATTTGGCAGCCACATGGTCTGATGAAAAAGGCAGCTAGAAGAGCTAGTGATGGTTCCTGCTCTGCCATTAAGTGGCAGAGAGTCAGTGGGCACAATCATAAAGTACTCCTAGGAAAATGCAATCTCTCAGGCAAGAGAACAGCTCATTGTTCTATTCAGCATTAAATAATTAAAGTCCATCACACTCATCACACTTTGTAAATGTCTGCTGAATGACTGGACAGATGAACTTTACTTCTTTGAATTTCAATTCAGCTAAAAGTGATTTGGCCAATAATTTGAGTTCTACTCTAGCCTAAAATTCTGTGATTCTATGTCTTTTTCTTAGTTATCTTAGTTTTCTCTTTGAACTAGAGTTCCCCACACCCTCAAAATTTTACACATTAGCCAGAAGAGTATCTTTGTAAAATGTCAGAAAGTATAATCACCTTGATCCTCGGAAATATGctgtggaatttttctttttccatggcCACTGTGCGGCTGACCTAAAAACAGATTTCATTAGTTTCTGTGTTTCTTCCTTAACTATAGAAAGAAGTGTTTGAATCATTTCTAAAGCTTAGCTGAGAgctttacattttaaagtaagtCTGACCCAGGCTACTCAATTCACTACCAAGGTAATgcccaaaatccttcaagagaggcttcaacagtatgtgaactaagaacttccagatgtacaacctggatttagaaaaggcagaggaatcagaaaccaaattgccaacatccattggattattgaaaaaagcaagggaattccaaaaccATCTACTCTTGTTTCACTGACTAtgaagtctttgtgtggatcacaaactggaaaattcttaaagagatggcaatatcagagcaccttacctgcctcctgagaaacctgtatacaggtcaagaagcaatagttagaactggacagagaACAATGGACAggttcaaaagtgggaaaggagtacatcaaggctgtatattgtcaccctgcttatttaacttctatgcagagtacatcatgcgaaatgccaggctagatgaatcccaagctggattcaagattgccaggagaaatatcaacacctcagatatgcagataatactactctaatggcagaaaatgaaggaactaaagagtctcttgatgagggtgaaagaggagagtgaaaaaactagcttaaaactcaatattaaaaaaactaagatcatggcatctggtcccatcacttcacagcaaacagataggggaaaagtggaaacagtgatggattttcttgggctccaagatcactgcggaGAGTGACTACAGTCACAAAattaagacactccttggaaggaaagctatgacaaacctagacagcatattaaaaagcagagacatcactttgccaaccaaagtccatacagtcaaagctatggtttttccagcagtcatgtacggatgtgacggttgaaccataaagaaggctgagtcccgaagaactgatgcttttgaattgtggtgctggagaggactctttaGAGTCCTCTGAacttcaaggatatcaaaccagtcaatcctaaaggaaatcagtcctaaatattcattggaaggacttatgctgaagctccaatactttggccacctgatgtgaaaagcagcttattggaaaagaccctaatgctttgaaaggttgagggcaggagaagaagggggtgacagaggatgagatggttggatggcatcaccgactcagtggaaacaagtttgagcaaactccgggagatagtggaggacagggaagcctggtgtgctgcagtccatggagttgcaaagagttggacatgacttagccttAGCGCCTGAACAACAAGGCTACTCAAAAGAAAAAGCTCTAAATGACATTATGTTCccttttattattactttatctTCTGGAGATGCTAGCTAGCAGTATGTGCACATCTACTGTTTGGTTAATAAGTTAACAACATTGAAAGAAAAGTTCCCCAAAGTAAATGACATGTTTAGGGCTATTTAATTCAGTACAGTGAGGATTTCTTCCTTACTGTAAGCAAGAgtctagaggatgagatggttggatggcatcaccgactcgatggacatgagtctgagcaagctctgggagttggtgatggatagggaagcctggcatgctgcagtccatagggtcgcaaagagtcagatacgactgagcgactgaactgaaaagattGATACTAGCCAACAATAACTGCAGAGATCATCAGATACCGAATCAAGGGCAAGGAAATAAATTCCTTCCTGACTTTATGTTTTAGATGCATAGGAAGTATCATCAGATTTAGTCTGATTTTGCAAAGCATTCTGGTATCCTCAAACTGTACTTAGTGCTCCATAAAGACCAAGTCCCCGAGACTCAATTCTCAATACCAGTTACCACAGCCAGCTTTCCTTGCTGAAACTGCTAGCTCACagatgcatcatttttttttttaaacaccaaaaacactttgtattggggtacagccaaataacaatattgtgatagtttcaggtgacagATGCATTCTTAACTTACTTTGTGGGAACCCTTCACAGAAGTTTTTGCAGCGTCTTTCTCTGAAAAAGGAGGGGGTAAGACTGAAGTGGAGTTCATGAGGGCTTGGTGAGCTGTTCGCTATAATGGAGAGACTTTGCACATACACTTTTCAGGTAGAGACACTGTTCAGATACAAACAGTGTCCCATTACTCATTTTCTCCTAAGTGACCCAGTCCTCCATATTTTCTTGGCTTATCTTCCAGTTCTTTCTCACTGGATCATCTTTACCTGATTCTCCAGTCCAACTATTTCTTACTCTGTCCTATACTCCCTCCTAACAAATCAGAACTACTGTAGCCCTGGGGGTAGAATGGGGGGAGAGGGggttcctaggtggcactagtggtaaacaacctgcctgccaatgtaggagacataagagatgcaggtttgattcctgggtcgggatcaaatataaacacacacacacacacaactcattCTTACAACCTTACAAGATGGCTTTTATTATCCCTACTTAACACAGTCGAGGCCTTTAAGAGGCTAAGCAATTTGCCCagcatcacacagctagtaaggttTAAATCCAGAGTCCCTGTTTTTAAGCCCTATTCTACCTTTACTTTCCATTTATGcacaatattctattttatagcCATGTCATAATTCACTCCATTCCTTATTGGTGAGCTTTCAGGTAGTTTTAAACTTTCTACTTTAAGAAACAACATTGAAGTGAATATCCCGGTATGCACATTTTTGCATACTTGTTTAATTATTTTCTCAGGATAAATTCTTGAAGTAAAATGGCTGGGTCAAAGGATATacacattttacattttgatATATTACACTGCTCAACTACCCAACCAGAAATACTGAAATTTTGAGTATAAATTTCCTTAGTTCCTGGGAAAGCTGAATTTAATACAGACAAACTTGAACCAAGTATCATCTGTTTTCCCTCTCCCTCATTTTTccccacccacctacccaccccCTCAGAAGACCCATGTTAGGATTTTTGTCTCTGGGCAAGCACTAACACTGGTGCTGCCTGAGCCCTCTTTTATAACCCCACTCCTCTGCTGACAGTAGAGTGAATCTTTAAATCCACAGGGACACTAAATTCTTCTACAGGGTGAAAAGTAAGTCAATGGGGACAAACTCCCAGAAGAGCATAAAGATGGAAACATGCCAGGCAGACACCAATGCAGATCAGTAAACAGATTACTAAAGTTTCAAGGTAAGAAATTAAATCACGAGGCTAGAGATTCTGAATGGAgggctctaaaaaataaaattacaattcTTAAATCATGAATAAATTCAGCTCAAGAATAAAAGGTGAAGgtatcaaaagaaaaacatattaacgtaagttagatttttaaaacatattctatCTCCCTAAAAATTGCTTATTAGTTTGCAAATGGTAAAAGAGTGGCAACTACGCAGTAAAAGAGAAGGATAGACTTAAGAGCTGTTGCAGATTAGAACAAGTTAAAGACACATAAAGACTAAATACAACACAAGATGCTGGACTGGATCCTGTATCTGAGAAGAAATGTATCTTATGGGACATTGTTATGACAATTAAATGTTGAATTAACATTGTTCCCTGTATTTGATAATGGCAATGTGGTTataaagggaacactcttgctcTTAGGAATTATGCAGCAAAGAATTAAGGGGTACAGAGCCATAAAGTATGCAAAACGCTCTCTAATAgttcagaaaataagaaattatgcAAATATTACACATGCAGCCTACACATACATTGAAGGACACAATGAATCAAGTTCTTATCTGATGGAATACCATGCAACTGTTTAAAACAATGAGGCAGTTTGCTATGTactgcagcagcagctgcagctaagtcacttcagtcgtgtccaactctgtgcgaccccatagacggcagcgcaccaggctcctctgtccctgggattctccaggcaagaatactggagtgggttgccatttccttctccaatgcatgcatgcatgctaagtcgcttcagtcatgtccaactctgggtgaccccatggatagcagcccaccaggctcctcggtccacaggattctccaggcaagaatactggagtggggtgccatttccttctccacctatgtACTGACATGGAAAGATCTCTAAGACACACCAATAAGTGGGGGAAAAGTTGCCTAGGTGGGACACACTGATAAATTTTTATAAGCACACAAAGTTTCCATATTCagaaaaaagttgtttttaaagagattttaaaaacaaagtagggaggggggattgggacggggaatacttgtaaatccatggctgattcatgtcaatgtatgataaaaaccactacaatattgtaaagtaattagcctccaactaataaaagtaaatgaaaaaaaaacaaacaaagtagATATACAGCAGGTGGGAAAAGAGCTAAAaaaagaagagtgtgaaaagtGTATTTGCAAGcacctgagggaaaaaaaagaatcagaaaactaAAGTCAAGAATAACTTCGTGAAAAAATGTtaacaacatttttatttttccctctctcaAAATTATGTTCAAAATGAAATGCTAAATAAGAAATGACAGTCTCACAGTCTGGCGGACACAGGAAATATTAACTAGTGGAGAAGATAATCCTTTTGGAAACCTGGATTTCAGGCCTAAATTGGTTCCTTGAccaaagtcacttaacctctcttgaGTTTGCATTCCCTCATCCCTGAaagaaagagctggacaagaaCAATGAAATATGAGGCCAagttatcttaaaaaataatttcccaaTTATACTTACTGAATAATTGACTTGTTTATTTAATCAGTGGCTCTAGCTGACACAGAGGACTACAGCCGTACATGTTTCTCCAGAGAAGGGATGTTTTCTTCATCTCATTTAAATATGTAGTCACACTTAATACAGGTGATAGATATTTATGAAAATTAAGTTGAATTAAATTATTgctttctctacatctgagaGAAGAACTAGAAAGACTGTATTTCTAGAAGTTTACTAATTAGGTACCCAAGTTGTTTGGATCATTAATGTAAAATGCAGCTAGGTAAGAAATACCTACAGCTTGATGAACAAGACAATCTAAATTCTGAAATGATGGCAGGATGCAGACAACAGGCCAAGGCAGGTTTCAGTCTTCAGTTTGAGAGAGTCTGGAATAAGCTTGAACTTGAGATGCCTATGGAACATTTATGCCCACCACATCCCTGCCTGAAGAACTTGGCTCTTAATTGTAAAGTACATTTATGTTCTTCCAAGTCATTTTCTATCCTTCCCCACAATATGATCATTTATTCTCTCCTATTTATAAAAGGAATTTACTCTTAAAGAATCTTAAAAGtatagaaaaatttaaagaagaagaaaagaggctTCTATAATCCCTCCCACAGAA
This window of the Dama dama isolate Ldn47 chromosome 19, ASM3311817v1, whole genome shotgun sequence genome carries:
- the POGLUT1 gene encoding protein O-glucosyltransferase 1 isoform X1, whose translation is MELVAPSQLWLWLLLLLLPPVPGREKESDSKWKVFIDQINRALENYEPCSSSDCSCYHGVIEEDLTPFRGGISRKMMAEVVRRKLGTHYQIIKNRLYRESDCMFPSRCSGVEHFILEVIGRLPDMEMVINVRDYPQVPKWMEPAIPIFSFSKTSEYHDIMYPAWTFWEGGPAVWPIYPTGLGRWDLFREDLVRSAAQWPWKKKNSTAYFRGSRTSPERDPLILLSRKNPKLVDAEYTKNQAWKSMKDTLGKPAAKDVHLVDHCKYKYLFNFRGVAASFRFKHLFLCGSLVFHVGDEWLEFFYPQLKPWVHYVPVKTDLSNVQELLQFVKANDDVAQEIAERGSQFILNHLKMDDITCYWENLLTEYSKFLSYNVTRRKGYNQIVPNLLKTEL
- the POGLUT1 gene encoding protein O-glucosyltransferase 1 isoform X2; translated protein: MFKFRLQLLPRVDSLLAEPQGKPYSYVIEEDLTPFRGGISRKMMAEVVRRKLGTHYQIIKNRLYRESDCMFPSRCSGVEHFILEVIGRLPDMEMVINVRDYPQVPKWMEPAIPIFSFSKTSEYHDIMYPAWTFWEGGPAVWPIYPTGLGRWDLFREDLVRSAAQWPWKKKNSTAYFRGSRTSPERDPLILLSRKNPKLVDAEYTKNQAWKSMKDTLGKPAAKDVHLVDHCKYKYLFNFRGVAASFRFKHLFLCGSLVFHVGDEWLEFFYPQLKPWVHYVPVKTDLSNVQELLQFVKANDDVAQEIAERGSQFILNHLKMDDITCYWENLLTEYSKFLSYNVTRRKGYNQIVPNLLKTEL